Proteins encoded within one genomic window of Brassica rapa cultivar Chiifu-401-42 chromosome A09, CAAS_Brap_v3.01, whole genome shotgun sequence:
- the LOC103837373 gene encoding phytochrome-interacting ankyrin-repeat protein 2 isoform X1, which produces MIQDQPLVVFSLRRNSFRRRSSITNLDDRGWTPLHVKARKGDLKSVKQLLDQGFDVNALAWGPKSKGVSPLHLAAEGGHIEVMDLLLERGANIDARTWGSCGWTPLHAAAKERKREAVKFLVENGAFLPDDISDTRFNPPVHYCHGLEWAYEEMKKLNSESSSSGGDTSSSSEN; this is translated from the coding sequence ATGATCCAAGACCAGCCTCTTGTTGTATTCTCCCTCCGGCGCAACTCCTTCAGACGCCGATCCTCCATAACCAACCTCGACGACAGAGGCTGGACTCCGCTCCACGTCAAAGCTCGAAAAGGCGATTTGAAATCCGTCAAGCAGCTGCTCGACCAAGGGTTTGATGTCAACGCTCTAGCGTGGGGACCTAAGTCGAAAGGAGTGAGCCCTCTTCACCTTGCTGCAGAGGGAGGTCATATAGAAGTCATGGATCTGCTCCTCGAGCGTGGGGCTAATATTGATGCGAGGACATGGGGCTCCTGCGGGTGGACTCCTCTCCATGCTGCGGCTAAAGAGCGGAAGAGAGAAGCTGTGAAGTTTCTGGTGGAGAATGGTGCGTTCTTGCCGGATGATATAAGTGATACGAGGTTTAATCCGCCGGTGCATTACTGTCATGGACTGGAGTGGGCGtatgaggagatgaagaagcTTAACAGcgagtcttcttcttctggtggAGACACATCTTCCAGTTCCGAGAACTGA
- the LOC103837375 gene encoding putative uncharacterized protein DDB_G0270496, with protein sequence MGGGSKSSKRARLYESDSEEISDQEQEVERESEDDDLSDGIDDSEDHGMNEGGSDEGEDSEEDDDGNDKESGDEGDDDNKDAAMEELEKEYQELRSQEQDILKSLKRDKNEDLAKGQAVKNQKALWDKTLEIRFLLQKPFSTSNRLPQEHVKLSFCSEDEKVSTAYAELIASSKKTLDSLLELQGALFEKNPSVDQQADGKATLPRSESNTSDAEDTDEWNRISDMQNRMCVFRNKAVDKWQRRTQVTTGAAAIKGKLHAFNQNVSEQVASYMRDPSRMIKQMQQSRSTVAVFGTVPEEAMEPNQEEKQLEGDPELVEDAEFYQQLLKEFFETIDPASSEAAFYAMKKFQTKKRKIVDRRASKSRKIRYNVHEKIVNFMAPRRVKIPPNSADLLKNLFGLKTRNGLACEV encoded by the exons ATGGGTGGAGGGTCAAAGAGTTCCAAAAGAGCAAGACTTTATGAAAGTGATTCAGAAGAGATAAGCGACCAAGAGCAAGAG GTGGAAAGAGAGAGCGAAGATGATGACTTATCTGATGGAATAGATGATAGTGAAGATCATGGCATGAATGAGGGAGGGAGTGACGAAGGAGAAGATAGcgaggaagatgatgatggtAATGATAAAGAGAGTGGTGATGAAGGAGATGATGACAATAAAGACGCGGCAATGGAAGAGCTTGAAAAAGAGTACCAGGAGCTTCGTTCTCAAGAACA GGATATATTGAAGAGCCTGAAGCGTGATAAGAACGAGGACCTTGCTAAAGGTCAAGCTGTGAAGAACCAGAAG GCTctttgggacaaaactctgGAGATCAGATTCTTACTTCAAAAACCATTTAGTACTTCAAACAGATTGCCACAG GAGCATGTTAAATTGTCTTTCTGTTCGGAAGATGAGAAGGTCTCAACAGCATACGCTGAGCTAATTGCTTCATCTAAGAAGACGTTAGATTCTCTCTTGGAGTTGCAAGGG GCTTTGTTTGAGAAGAACCCTTCGGTTGATCAACAAGCAGATGGTAAAGCTACTTTACCTCGTTCAGAATCCAATACATCAGATGCAGAAGATACCGATGAATGGAACCGAATATCTGACATGCAAAATAG AATGTGTGTGTTCAGAAACAAGGCAGTGGACAAATGGCAGAGAAGAACACAAGTCACAACTGGTGCAGCTGCTATTAAAGGAAAGCTCCACGCCTTTAACCAGAACGTTAGTGAACAGGTTGCTTCTTACATGAGGGATCCAAGTAGAATGATTAAACAAATGCAACAATCAAGATCTACCGTTGCTGTCTTTGGAACT GTGCCTGAGGAGGCCATGGAACCAAATCAAGAG GAAAAACAACTTGAAGGAGACCCTGAGCTTGTGGAAGATGCTGAGTTCTATCAGCAGCTGCTGAAGGAGTTCTTTGAGACCATCGATCCAGCTTCATCAG AGGCTGCTTTCTACGCGATGAAGAAGTTTCAgacaaagaagaggaagattGTGGATCGTCGTGCATCTAAGAGCAGAAAGATCag GTATAATGTTCATGAGAAGATTGTTAACTTCATGGCTCCAAGACGAGTCAAGATTCCTCCAAACTCTGCGGATCTGCTGAAGAATCTGTTTGGTCTCAAGACTAGAAACGGTCTTGCCTGTGAAGTATAA
- the LOC103837374 gene encoding receptor-like protein 34 isoform X3 encodes MASSRCELLVICVLSLFFVFAHSKTLKRDVKALNEIKASLGWRVVYSWVGDDPCGDGDLPPWSGVTCSTQGDYRVVTELEVYAVSIVGPFPIAVTNLLDLTRLDLHNNKLTGPIPPQIGRLKRLKVLNLRWNKLQDVIPPEIGELKRLTHLYLSFNSFKGEIPKELASLPELRYLYLQENRLIGRIPAELGTLQNLRHLDVGNNHLVGTIRELIRFDGSFPALRNLYLSYNKFIGNIPFAISHIPKLTFLYIEGNMFKQGANSIGTHIVLEVSDSDFVV; translated from the exons ATGGCGTCTTCTCGCTGTGAGCTACTTGTGATCTGTGTCTTGTCTCTCTTCTTTGTTTTTGCTCACTCCAAGACGTTGAAGCGTGATG TGAAAGCTTTGAATGAAATAAAAGCCTCTTTGGGATGGAGAGTGGTGTATTCATGGGTTGGTGATGATCCTTGTGGAGATGGAGACCTTCCTCCTTGGTCTGGTGTCACCTGTTCCACACAAGGTGACTATAGGGTTGTCACAGAACT AGAAGTTTACGCAGTTTCTATTGTTGGACCTTTCCCCATTGCAGTAACAAACCTTTTGGACTTGACTAGACT GGATCTACATAACAACAAGCTGACTGGTCCAATCCCACCACAGATTGGGCGACTAAAACGGCTCAAAGTACT GAACCTGAGGTGGAATAAGCTACAAGATGTGATTCCTCCTGAGATTGGAGAGCTGAAGAGGCTAACACATCT GTACTTGAGCTTCAATAGCTTCAAAGGAGAGATTCCAAAGGAACTAGCTTCCCTTCCGGAGCTTCGCTATTTATATCTTCAAGAAAACCGTCTCATTGGTAGAATACCTGCTGAGCTAGGGACGCTTCAGAACCTCCGCCACCT AGATGTTGGTAACAATCACTTGGTGGGAACTATAAGGGAGCTTATTCGTTTTGATGGTAGCTTCCCAGCTCTTCGCAACCT GTACCTGTCTTACAACAAGTTCATTGGAAACATTCCTTTTGCCATTTCTCATATTCCTAAGTTGACATTCCT GTACATTGAAGGCAACATGTTCAAACAAGGTGCAAACTCAATTGGCACACACATAGTTCTAGAAGTTTCTGATTCCGATTTTGTCGTGTGA
- the LOC103837483 gene encoding uncharacterized protein LOC103837483 isoform X1 yields the protein MSMAEYSKVKTSVWWDIENCEVPKGWDAHAIAQNVGSSLLDMNYCGPVSILAYGDTNLIPHHVQQALSSTGVGLNHVPAGVKDASDKKILVDMLLWAVDNPAPANIMLISGDRDFSNALHQLSMRRYTILLAQPPRASAPLVAAAKNVWLWTSLASGGPPLTSGESSGPVNNGRCNVSHPVSELAGASKDHKTRDNHVLREPTRESVTPSDSFRAHHSDQRQTSQAAFVASHKAHASLSAKPRQEADVVEPVLCTVCQISCISKEAYASHKYGKRHRHNLELQSGKVPGQAVFPKEVMTRQNRRIRRRSRKALIDSKKLQEKGVGEKFQPREAIAQSQFQEKHVAMVNQSEEVEEKGEGEKSRPVETITESLLQSQNTQENNTKCFEKQSKELREILFGTLESSVKEKLPRTKDQAETVNKQLLNEEARPLNQSQGATDNHLGEVKKKQKEVMERRAITPRSRLCHHCVVICDSQGVSTLVCGNIYHWTNHPLADFVDDAVWCQVCQTRCNSKAAYENHTYGKKHRQNLELQSAKNENMSKGQDKLSEENAKDQTAFDSHNHAAKVKEQTDKAFVDSKKNQEESDQGVQEEDKEEVKEVNALSENLVHVFNGLNRESRIPKESRGCLDVIPERVQMPPDVNVNVNGKFEDESKHKQEGEKECAGGGKEHLGEAGKREESKKVHVDNLWTRLWWGKS from the exons ATGTCTATGGCAGAGTACTCCAAGGTCAAAACTTCGGTTTGGTGGGATATAGAGAACTGCGAGGTCCCTAAAGGATGGGATGCTCATGCGATTGCGCAGAACGTTGGTTCTTCTCTGTTGGATATGAACTACTGTGGTCCTGTCTCAATCCTTGCTTATGGTGACACCAACCTCATCCCTCACCATGTTCAGCAAGCTCTCTCTTCTACTGGTGTTGGCCTTAACCACGTCCCTGCAG GAGTGAAAGATGCGAGTGATAAAAAGATTCTAGTTGATATGTTGCTGTGGGCTGTAGACAACCCTGCACCAGCCAACATCATGCTCATCTCAGGTGATAGGGACTTCTCCAATGCTCTTCACCAGCTAAGTATGAGGAGGTACACCATTCTTCTCGCTCAGCCTCCACGTGCCTCGGCTCCGCTTGTCGCTGCTGCTAAAAATGTATGGCTCTGGACAAGCTTAGCATCAGGAGGTCCTCCTCTTACCAGTGGTGAATCCTCTGGACCGGTCAACAATGGACGCTGTAATGTCTCTCATCCAGTTTCTGAACTAGCTGGAGCTAGTAAGGATCACAAAACCAGAGATAACCACGTTCTGAGAGAACCCACAAGAGAATCTGTTACTCCTTCTGATAGCTTCAGAGCACACCACTCAGATCAAAGACAGACATCTCAG GCTGCGTTTGTAGCCAGTCATAAAGCTCATGCTAGTCTTTCAGCCAAACCTAGACAGGAAGCAGATGTTGTGGAACCTGTTCTGTGTACGGTTTGCCAGATCAGTTGTATCAGTAAGGAGGCATATGCAAGTCACAAGTATGGTAAAAGACACCGACACAACTTGGAGCTGCAATCAGGTAAGGTTCCGGGACAAGCTGTGTTTCCTAAGGAGGTTATGACAAGACAGAacagaagaataagaagaaggtCAAGGAAG GCACTCATTGATTCAAAGAAGCTCCAAGAGAAAGGTGTTGGAGAAAAGTTTCAACCAAGAGAAGCAATTGCACAGTCTCAGTTTCAAGAGAAGCATGTTGCAATGGTGAATCAATCAGAG gaggttgaagagaaaggTGAGGGAGAAAAGTCTCGACCAGTAGAAACAATCACAGAGTCTCTGTTGCAGTCTCAAAACACTCAAGAGAACAACACCAAGTGCTTTGAGAAGCAAAGCAAAGAGCTCAGAGAGATACTATTTGGCACCTTAGAAAGCAGTGTAAAAGAAAAACTTCCAAGAACTAAAGACCAGGCAGAGACTGTTAACAAACAGCTTTTAAATGAAGAAGCAAG GCCTTTAAACCAGTCTCAAGGAGCAACTGATAATCACTTAGGGGAagtgaagaagaagcagaaggaGGTGATGGAACGCCGAGCGATCACACCTAGATCTAGGCTTTGTCATCATTGCGTAGTGATTTGTGATAGCCAAGGTGTTTCAACACTGGTCTGCGGTAACATATATCATTGGACAAACCACCCTTTG GCTGACTTTGTAGATGATGCTGTGTGGTGCCAAGTCTGCCAGACTAGATGCAACAGCAAGGCTGCATATGAAAATCACACCTATGGGAAAAAACATCGACAAAACTTGGAGTTGCAATCTGCCAAGAATGAAAACATGTCTAAAGGACAAGACAAGCTTTCTGAGGAGAATGCAAAGGACCAAACCGCCTTTGATTCTCACAACCATGCTGCCAAGGTCAAGGAACAAACAGAT AAGGCATTTGTTGACTCAAAGAAAAATCAAGAAGAAAGTGATCAAGGGgtacaagaagaagataaagaggAAGTGAAGGAGGTAAACGCACTATCCGAGAACCTAGTGCATGTTTTCAACGGACTGAATCGAGAGTCTAGAATACCCAAAGAATCGAG AGGATGTTTGGATGTAATTCCTGAGAGAGTACAAATGCCACCAGATGTGAATGTGAATGTGAACGGGAAGTTTGAAGATGAGTCCAAGCACAAACAGGAAGGTGAAAAGGAGTGTGCAGGAGGAGGTAAGGAGCATCTTGGAGAGGCTGGGAAAAGGGAAGAGAGTAAGAAGGTCCATGTTGATAACTTATGGACACGCCTTTGGTGGGGAAAGAGTTAA
- the LOC103837373 gene encoding uncharacterized protein LOC103837373 isoform X2, protein MSWHIPQEIVNKTHSSFFFDSIDSSSFDAKKNLSALLQTLCSSARRKSITKRLVSPISLPLYLLAGYVKLAASHKAEIVGGLFKIKSQCRGGYSIITRLSYLFNLMLTFSSLSMAFTLTSQKLCVFGPVLNPSFPYCIANHSSASR, encoded by the exons ATGAGTTGGCACATTCCACAAGAAATAGTAAACAAAACTCATTCCTCTTTCTTCTTCGATTCGATCGATTCTTCTTCATTCGACGCCAAAAAAAACCTAAGTGCTCTGCTGCAAACTCTTTGTTCCTCAGCGAGAAGAAAATCTATAACCAAGAGATTGGTTTCACCGATCTCTCTTCCTCTATATCTCCTCGCTGGGTACG TAAAGTTAGCTGCATCACACAAAGCTGAGATTGTTGGAG GTCTGTTTAAAATCAAATCTCAATGTCGTGGAGGATACTCCATAATCACTAGGCTCTCTTACCTTTTCAATCTCATGCTCACATTCTCTTCCTTGTCTATGGCGTTTACTCTCACCTCTCAAAAGCTCTGCGTCTTTGGCCCTGTGTTGAATCCCTCTTTCCCTTACTGCATCGCCAATCACTCCTCTGCCTCCCGTTAA
- the LOC103837376 gene encoding uncharacterized protein LOC103837376, with protein MKKTMEDPSKIMRRSVHTFLQHYHRATTAAAVALPFSTALLLSQPFFSSSSSSIHMKLNTLLRGAGFSSSLEFFNILSLKLSQTLSSSLLTLPFSLTFLLFSKAYIIKLLSNNHDSIYYFRLLRTYICNSFFILSANASAFALFFLASTILDSFGFSSRNFYILFSLSSAIIYSIILANAFVISNLALVSSPSSSSGGYTTLLKACLLLRGRTSTALALALPTNLGLAGVEALFRYRVMRSFYKGDRDVTSIAIEGTLIAYLYALFLVLDTVVNFFFYQSCVENEEEQKIGGDDEYSIKIQICESENTKICIKGPKSLF; from the coding sequence ATGAAGAAGACAATGGAAGATCCAAGCAAGATCATGAGAAGATCAGTCCACACATTCCTACAACACTACCACCGTGCCACCACCGCAGCCGCCGTTGCTCTCCCTTTCTCAACCGCTCTCCTCCTCTCCCAGcccttcttctcctcttcctcttcctccatCCACATGAAGCTAAACACTCTCCTCCGCGGTGCtggcttctcttcttctcttgaaTTCTTCAACATCTTAAGCCTTAAACTCTCACAAACCCTCTCTTCCTCTTTACTCACTCTCCCTTTCTCCCTCACTTTCCTCCTCTTCTCCAAAGCTTACATCATCAAACTCCTATCAAACAATCATGACTCCATTTACTACTTTCGTCTTCTCAGAACTTACATTTGTAACTCTTTCTTCATCCTCTCAGCAAACGCCTCTGCTTTTGCTCTGTTCTTCTTAGCATCCACCATCCTAGACTCCTTTGGCTTCTCTTCAAGAAACTTCTACATTCTCTTCTCCTTATCCTCAGCCATTATCTACTCAATCATCCTCGCAAACGCATTTGTCATCTCCAACTTAGCCTTGGTTTCATCGCCTTCCTCGTCCTCAGGAGGATACACAACACTTCTCAAGGCGTGTCTTCTGCTTCGGGGAAGAACATCAACAGCATTGGCTCTTGCTTTACCTACTAACCTCGGCTTAGCTGGCGTGGAAGCGTTGTTTCGGTACAGAGTAATGAGATCATTTTACAAAGGAGATAGAGATGTCACCTCGATAGCTATTGAAGGAACGTTGATAGCTTACTTGTACGCTCTCTTCTTGGTTCTTGACACAGTAGTCAACTTCTTTTTTTACCAAAGCTGCGTCGAGAacgaggaggaacaaaagatcGGTGGAGATGATGAGTATTCGATCAAGATCCAAATATGTGAATCAGAGAACACTAAGATATGCATCAAAGGACCAAAGAGTTTATTTTAG
- the LOC103837483 gene encoding uncharacterized protein LOC103837483 isoform X2 encodes MSMAEYSKVKTSVWWDIENCEVPKGWDAHAIAQNVGSSLLDMNYCGPVSILAYGDTNLIPHHVQQALSSTGVGLNHVPAGVKDASDKKILVDMLLWAVDNPAPANIMLISGDRDFSNALHQLSMRRYTILLAQPPRASAPLVAAAKNVWLWTSLASGGPPLTSGESSGPVNNGRCNVSHPVSELAGASKDHKTRDNHVLREPTRESVTPSDSFRAHHSDQRQTSQAAFVASHKAHASLSAKPRQEADVVEPVLCTVCQISCISKEAYASHKYGKRHRHNLELQSGKVPGQAVFPKEVMTRQNRRIRRRSRKALIDSKKLQEKGVGEKFQPREAIAQSQFQEKHVAMVNQSEEVEEKGEGEKSRPVETITESLLQSQNTQENNTKCFEKQSKELREILFGTLESSVKEKLPRTKDQAETVNKQLLNEEARPLNQSQGATDNHLGEVKKKQKEVMERRAITPRSRLCHHCVVICDSQGVSTLVCGNIYHWTNHPLADFVDDAVWCQVCQTRCNSKAAYENHTYGKKHRQNLELQSAKNENMSKGQDKLSEENAKDQTAFDSHNHAAKVKEQTDAFVDSKKNQEESDQGVQEEDKEEVKEVNALSENLVHVFNGLNRESRIPKESRGCLDVIPERVQMPPDVNVNVNGKFEDESKHKQEGEKECAGGGKEHLGEAGKREESKKVHVDNLWTRLWWGKS; translated from the exons ATGTCTATGGCAGAGTACTCCAAGGTCAAAACTTCGGTTTGGTGGGATATAGAGAACTGCGAGGTCCCTAAAGGATGGGATGCTCATGCGATTGCGCAGAACGTTGGTTCTTCTCTGTTGGATATGAACTACTGTGGTCCTGTCTCAATCCTTGCTTATGGTGACACCAACCTCATCCCTCACCATGTTCAGCAAGCTCTCTCTTCTACTGGTGTTGGCCTTAACCACGTCCCTGCAG GAGTGAAAGATGCGAGTGATAAAAAGATTCTAGTTGATATGTTGCTGTGGGCTGTAGACAACCCTGCACCAGCCAACATCATGCTCATCTCAGGTGATAGGGACTTCTCCAATGCTCTTCACCAGCTAAGTATGAGGAGGTACACCATTCTTCTCGCTCAGCCTCCACGTGCCTCGGCTCCGCTTGTCGCTGCTGCTAAAAATGTATGGCTCTGGACAAGCTTAGCATCAGGAGGTCCTCCTCTTACCAGTGGTGAATCCTCTGGACCGGTCAACAATGGACGCTGTAATGTCTCTCATCCAGTTTCTGAACTAGCTGGAGCTAGTAAGGATCACAAAACCAGAGATAACCACGTTCTGAGAGAACCCACAAGAGAATCTGTTACTCCTTCTGATAGCTTCAGAGCACACCACTCAGATCAAAGACAGACATCTCAG GCTGCGTTTGTAGCCAGTCATAAAGCTCATGCTAGTCTTTCAGCCAAACCTAGACAGGAAGCAGATGTTGTGGAACCTGTTCTGTGTACGGTTTGCCAGATCAGTTGTATCAGTAAGGAGGCATATGCAAGTCACAAGTATGGTAAAAGACACCGACACAACTTGGAGCTGCAATCAGGTAAGGTTCCGGGACAAGCTGTGTTTCCTAAGGAGGTTATGACAAGACAGAacagaagaataagaagaaggtCAAGGAAG GCACTCATTGATTCAAAGAAGCTCCAAGAGAAAGGTGTTGGAGAAAAGTTTCAACCAAGAGAAGCAATTGCACAGTCTCAGTTTCAAGAGAAGCATGTTGCAATGGTGAATCAATCAGAG gaggttgaagagaaaggTGAGGGAGAAAAGTCTCGACCAGTAGAAACAATCACAGAGTCTCTGTTGCAGTCTCAAAACACTCAAGAGAACAACACCAAGTGCTTTGAGAAGCAAAGCAAAGAGCTCAGAGAGATACTATTTGGCACCTTAGAAAGCAGTGTAAAAGAAAAACTTCCAAGAACTAAAGACCAGGCAGAGACTGTTAACAAACAGCTTTTAAATGAAGAAGCAAG GCCTTTAAACCAGTCTCAAGGAGCAACTGATAATCACTTAGGGGAagtgaagaagaagcagaaggaGGTGATGGAACGCCGAGCGATCACACCTAGATCTAGGCTTTGTCATCATTGCGTAGTGATTTGTGATAGCCAAGGTGTTTCAACACTGGTCTGCGGTAACATATATCATTGGACAAACCACCCTTTG GCTGACTTTGTAGATGATGCTGTGTGGTGCCAAGTCTGCCAGACTAGATGCAACAGCAAGGCTGCATATGAAAATCACACCTATGGGAAAAAACATCGACAAAACTTGGAGTTGCAATCTGCCAAGAATGAAAACATGTCTAAAGGACAAGACAAGCTTTCTGAGGAGAATGCAAAGGACCAAACCGCCTTTGATTCTCACAACCATGCTGCCAAGGTCAAGGAACAAACAGAT GCATTTGTTGACTCAAAGAAAAATCAAGAAGAAAGTGATCAAGGGgtacaagaagaagataaagaggAAGTGAAGGAGGTAAACGCACTATCCGAGAACCTAGTGCATGTTTTCAACGGACTGAATCGAGAGTCTAGAATACCCAAAGAATCGAG AGGATGTTTGGATGTAATTCCTGAGAGAGTACAAATGCCACCAGATGTGAATGTGAATGTGAACGGGAAGTTTGAAGATGAGTCCAAGCACAAACAGGAAGGTGAAAAGGAGTGTGCAGGAGGAGGTAAGGAGCATCTTGGAGAGGCTGGGAAAAGGGAAGAGAGTAAGAAGGTCCATGTTGATAACTTATGGACACGCCTTTGGTGGGGAAAGAGTTAA
- the LOC103837374 gene encoding probable leucine-rich repeat receptor-like protein kinase At1g35710 isoform X1: protein MASSRCELLVICVLSLFFVFAHSKTLKRDVKALNEIKASLGWRVVYSWVGDDPCGDGDLPPWSGVTCSTQGDYRVVTELEVYAVSIVGPFPIAVTNLLDLTRLDLHNNKLTGPIPPQIGRLKRLKVLNLRWNKLQDVIPPEIGELKRLTHLYLSFNSFKGEIPKELASLPELRYLYLQENRLIGRIPAELGTLQNLRHLDVGNNHLVGTIRELIRFDGSFPALRNLYLNNNYLSGGIPAQLSKLTNLEIVYLSYNKFIGNIPFAISHIPKLTFLYLDHNQFTGRIPDAFYKHPFLKEMYIEGNMFKQGANSIGTHIVLEVSDSDFVV from the exons ATGGCGTCTTCTCGCTGTGAGCTACTTGTGATCTGTGTCTTGTCTCTCTTCTTTGTTTTTGCTCACTCCAAGACGTTGAAGCGTGATG TGAAAGCTTTGAATGAAATAAAAGCCTCTTTGGGATGGAGAGTGGTGTATTCATGGGTTGGTGATGATCCTTGTGGAGATGGAGACCTTCCTCCTTGGTCTGGTGTCACCTGTTCCACACAAGGTGACTATAGGGTTGTCACAGAACT AGAAGTTTACGCAGTTTCTATTGTTGGACCTTTCCCCATTGCAGTAACAAACCTTTTGGACTTGACTAGACT GGATCTACATAACAACAAGCTGACTGGTCCAATCCCACCACAGATTGGGCGACTAAAACGGCTCAAAGTACT GAACCTGAGGTGGAATAAGCTACAAGATGTGATTCCTCCTGAGATTGGAGAGCTGAAGAGGCTAACACATCT GTACTTGAGCTTCAATAGCTTCAAAGGAGAGATTCCAAAGGAACTAGCTTCCCTTCCGGAGCTTCGCTATTTATATCTTCAAGAAAACCGTCTCATTGGTAGAATACCTGCTGAGCTAGGGACGCTTCAGAACCTCCGCCACCT AGATGTTGGTAACAATCACTTGGTGGGAACTATAAGGGAGCTTATTCGTTTTGATGGTAGCTTCCCAGCTCTTCGCAACCT GTACTTGAATAATAACTATTTGAGTGGAGGCATCCCTGCTCAGCTATCTAAACTTACGAACTTAGAGATTGT GTACCTGTCTTACAACAAGTTCATTGGAAACATTCCTTTTGCCATTTCTCATATTCCTAAGTTGACATTCCT GTATCTTGATCACAACCAGTTTACTGGGAGGATCCCGGACGCATTCTACAAGCATCCATTCCTCAAAGAAAT GTACATTGAAGGCAACATGTTCAAACAAGGTGCAAACTCAATTGGCACACACATAGTTCTAGAAGTTTCTGATTCCGATTTTGTCGTGTGA
- the LOC103837374 gene encoding probable leucine-rich repeat receptor-like protein kinase At1g35710 isoform X2 produces MASSRCELLVICVLSLFFVFAHSKTLKRDVKALNEIKASLGWRVVYSWVGDDPCGDGDLPPWSGVTCSTQGDYRVVTELEVYAVSIVGPFPIAVTNLLDLTRLDLHNNKLTGPIPPQIGRLKRLKVLNLRWNKLQDVIPPEIGELKRLTHLYLSFNSFKGEIPKELASLPELRYLYLQENRLIGRIPAELGTLQNLRHLDVGNNHLVGTIRELIRFDGSFPALRNLYLNNNYLSGGIPAQLSKLTNLEIVYLSYNKFIGNIPFAISHIPKLTFLYIEGNMFKQGANSIGTHIVLEVSDSDFVV; encoded by the exons ATGGCGTCTTCTCGCTGTGAGCTACTTGTGATCTGTGTCTTGTCTCTCTTCTTTGTTTTTGCTCACTCCAAGACGTTGAAGCGTGATG TGAAAGCTTTGAATGAAATAAAAGCCTCTTTGGGATGGAGAGTGGTGTATTCATGGGTTGGTGATGATCCTTGTGGAGATGGAGACCTTCCTCCTTGGTCTGGTGTCACCTGTTCCACACAAGGTGACTATAGGGTTGTCACAGAACT AGAAGTTTACGCAGTTTCTATTGTTGGACCTTTCCCCATTGCAGTAACAAACCTTTTGGACTTGACTAGACT GGATCTACATAACAACAAGCTGACTGGTCCAATCCCACCACAGATTGGGCGACTAAAACGGCTCAAAGTACT GAACCTGAGGTGGAATAAGCTACAAGATGTGATTCCTCCTGAGATTGGAGAGCTGAAGAGGCTAACACATCT GTACTTGAGCTTCAATAGCTTCAAAGGAGAGATTCCAAAGGAACTAGCTTCCCTTCCGGAGCTTCGCTATTTATATCTTCAAGAAAACCGTCTCATTGGTAGAATACCTGCTGAGCTAGGGACGCTTCAGAACCTCCGCCACCT AGATGTTGGTAACAATCACTTGGTGGGAACTATAAGGGAGCTTATTCGTTTTGATGGTAGCTTCCCAGCTCTTCGCAACCT GTACTTGAATAATAACTATTTGAGTGGAGGCATCCCTGCTCAGCTATCTAAACTTACGAACTTAGAGATTGT GTACCTGTCTTACAACAAGTTCATTGGAAACATTCCTTTTGCCATTTCTCATATTCCTAAGTTGACATTCCT GTACATTGAAGGCAACATGTTCAAACAAGGTGCAAACTCAATTGGCACACACATAGTTCTAGAAGTTTCTGATTCCGATTTTGTCGTGTGA